Proteins co-encoded in one Paenarthrobacter ureafaciens genomic window:
- a CDS encoding PIG-L family deacetylase, with protein MRTDTRIERSLAGDAPWLFLSPHLDDAVLSCGALIEAQARGREIIVATLFTEATPGPHTRAARSFLRQCTHSNALDLFEARKAEDNNVLVDMGARPLHMGGVDALFRRRRPPRHGSSAWDRILPELTHSYPTYRFDIALGRISRADKALINRLQGDVAELMAVTGAELLFCPVGVGKHVDHLITREAGMEHKRNLVLYSDFPYNLVSGPDTSRLERLGYVPWSWDRGLSSKPGRIRQYATQADALFPDGKIPPRAETYFVPAQGN; from the coding sequence ATGCGCACAGACACCCGCATTGAACGGTCCCTGGCCGGGGACGCCCCCTGGCTCTTCCTCTCTCCCCATCTGGACGACGCCGTCTTGTCCTGCGGAGCACTGATCGAGGCGCAGGCCCGGGGCAGGGAAATCATCGTAGCCACCCTGTTCACCGAAGCCACCCCCGGTCCGCACACCCGGGCCGCCCGTTCTTTCCTGCGCCAGTGCACCCATTCGAACGCACTGGACCTGTTTGAAGCCCGCAAGGCGGAGGACAACAACGTCCTGGTGGACATGGGTGCCCGTCCCTTGCACATGGGAGGAGTGGACGCTCTTTTCCGGCGCCGCAGGCCCCCACGGCATGGCAGCTCAGCGTGGGACAGAATCCTGCCCGAACTGACCCACTCGTATCCGACGTATCGCTTCGACATTGCCTTGGGCCGCATCTCCCGCGCGGACAAGGCCTTGATCAACAGGCTGCAGGGGGACGTCGCCGAGCTCATGGCAGTCACTGGCGCCGAGCTCCTGTTTTGCCCCGTGGGCGTAGGCAAGCATGTCGACCACCTGATCACGCGGGAGGCTGGAATGGAGCACAAGCGGAACCTGGTGCTGTATTCCGATTTCCCCTACAACCTGGTGTCCGGCCCGGATACGTCCCGACTGGAACGCCTCGGCTACGTGCCTTGGTCATGGGACCGGGGGCTTTCCTCCAAGCCAGGGCGGATTCGCCAGTATGCCACCCAGGCGGACGCGCTCTTCCCCGACGGTAAAATTCCGCCGCGGGCCGAAACGTACTTTGTGCCGGCCCAGGGCAACTGA
- a CDS encoding glycosyltransferase family 4 protein, with the protein MHQISARWVEAGAKVTWFTGHQPGQSAEDFLDGIRILRSGGTLGVYAQAARKLLQTGSLYDAVVDCQNGIPFFSPAFLPRRIPVVQLIHHVHQEQFRSRFSAPMAAVGRFLENTGAKAVYGQRAIAAVSPSTRLELRKLGFRGPVHVVPNGTIEVPQTVGPRDPEPTIAVVSRLVRHKRMDLLLGQLAVAARSIPRLRLEVMGDGPERARLQQLATDLGLDDTVTFHGYQPNAQRNALLSRAWVTASTSAAEGWGCSVIEAAAWGVPCMALRVPGIRDSVVEGRTGWLVDTAREFGPALVTALETMANPNKAREISAQCQQWARCFTWDRSAELLAGVVLEEELRLQGAEEAASSDMATLIRFPAPVAADLSSVVRPTDEIAENNGEVSLLMKGKDEFEAFALLKRVGVLNVQLRPAGRSMLLAGPGSAFAAEAG; encoded by the coding sequence ATGCACCAGATCTCGGCCCGTTGGGTTGAGGCCGGTGCCAAAGTAACGTGGTTTACGGGCCACCAACCCGGCCAGTCTGCAGAGGACTTTCTTGATGGAATCCGGATATTGCGCAGCGGTGGAACTTTGGGTGTTTATGCACAGGCAGCCCGTAAACTGCTGCAGACTGGAAGTCTTTATGACGCCGTAGTGGATTGCCAAAATGGAATCCCCTTCTTTTCACCAGCGTTTCTGCCGCGGCGTATTCCAGTTGTGCAATTGATTCACCACGTCCACCAGGAACAATTCCGCAGCCGGTTCTCTGCCCCTATGGCGGCAGTGGGGCGGTTCCTGGAAAACACAGGAGCCAAAGCCGTCTATGGCCAGCGCGCCATTGCCGCCGTCTCCCCCTCCACACGGCTTGAGTTGCGGAAGCTTGGCTTCCGGGGGCCTGTGCACGTTGTGCCCAACGGCACCATTGAGGTTCCGCAGACGGTGGGTCCCCGCGATCCTGAACCGACCATCGCCGTCGTCAGCCGCCTGGTCCGGCATAAGCGCATGGACCTGCTGCTGGGGCAGCTAGCGGTTGCTGCGAGAAGCATCCCGCGCCTCCGTTTGGAAGTCATGGGTGACGGACCCGAAAGGGCGAGGCTGCAACAACTGGCCACGGACCTTGGCCTCGATGACACGGTCACTTTCCACGGCTATCAACCCAATGCGCAGCGTAATGCCCTCCTCAGCCGCGCATGGGTGACGGCTTCGACATCCGCTGCTGAAGGCTGGGGTTGCTCCGTCATAGAAGCAGCTGCGTGGGGTGTGCCCTGCATGGCCCTGCGCGTTCCGGGCATCCGCGACTCCGTGGTGGAGGGGCGCACCGGGTGGCTGGTGGACACGGCAAGGGAATTCGGACCCGCGTTGGTTACGGCCCTGGAGACGATGGCGAACCCGAATAAAGCCCGGGAGATCTCAGCGCAGTGCCAACAGTGGGCCCGCTGCTTCACCTGGGACCGCAGTGCTGAACTTCTTGCGGGGGTTGTCCTGGAAGAAGAACTCCGTCTGCAAGGCGCCGAGGAGGCGGCATCCTCGGACATGGCGACGTTGATCCGTTTTCCTGCGCCCGTCGCGGCCGACCTGAGCAGTGTCGTAAGGCCGACGGATGAGATCGCCGAGAACAACGGAGAAGTATCCCTCCTCATGAAGGGCAAGGACGAGTTCGAGGCGTTCGCCCTGCTCAAACGGGTAGGGGTCCTCAACGTCCAGCTGCGACCTGCAGGCCGCAGCATGCTCTTGGCCGGGCCCGGCAGCGCCTTTGCCGCCGAAGCCGGTTAG
- a CDS encoding carboxymuconolactone decarboxylase family protein: MSILNVPSEAEATGRTADIYQSDLKSLGYVPSHTKAVSLNPEAYEAWASLARAIGSSLGLRRYELVTLAAAQAIGSSHCRLAHGKKTLAIIDEEELAAIARDYRTAGLPPEEVAMMDYAVKLSTEPSAMSDDDTLRLRDAGFSDREIVDITLAAAARNYFSRALLALAVDLDVPQGLSPGLKDALLAPLPPD; encoded by the coding sequence ATGTCCATCCTTAACGTACCCTCGGAAGCTGAGGCCACCGGCCGGACGGCTGACATTTACCAATCCGACCTCAAGTCCCTGGGCTACGTTCCCAGCCACACCAAAGCTGTAAGCCTCAACCCCGAGGCCTACGAGGCGTGGGCGTCGCTGGCGCGCGCCATAGGTTCCTCCCTCGGGCTCAGGCGCTATGAGCTTGTCACCTTGGCCGCTGCCCAAGCCATCGGATCTTCCCACTGCCGCCTCGCGCACGGGAAGAAGACCCTGGCGATTATCGACGAAGAAGAACTGGCGGCGATCGCCCGCGACTACCGAACGGCGGGATTGCCACCGGAAGAAGTGGCCATGATGGATTACGCGGTGAAGCTCAGCACGGAGCCGTCCGCCATGTCCGACGACGACACCCTCCGCCTGCGCGACGCAGGGTTCAGCGATCGCGAGATTGTCGATATTACGCTGGCTGCGGCCGCCCGCAACTACTTCAGCAGGGCATTGCTGGCTTTGGCAGTTGATCTGGACGTACCCCAAGGTCTGTCGCCGGGGCTCAAAGACGCTCTACTGGCGCCCCTGCCACCGGACTGA
- a CDS encoding MFS transporter codes for MNDAARAIQRVYLTLTLGNTIAASFIWGINTLFLLDAGLSNLEAFAANAFFTAGMVLFEVPTGVVADGWGRRTSFLLGTMTLASSTYLYYVLWQISAPFWMWAVVSVLLGLGFTFFSGAVEAWLVDALRYSGYEGGLETVLGRGQMAQGIAMLVGSVAGGVIAQATDLGVPFLLRVLVLVAMFAVAFRLMHDVGFSPERSARPLEATRTVLSASIENGLKNRPVRYVMLAAPFTAGVGIYVFYALQPFLLELFGDPKAYSIAGLAAAIVAGSQVLGGWLAPHLRGMFHRRTSVLILTGVIGGAILLALGFTSLFWVALLLLALWAVMGSAALPVRQAYVNDMIPSKQRATVLSFDSLMGSSGGVVVQPLLGRSADLYGYPASLAIAGVIELLAVPFLLASRKQAPAADRATTSPPGHSGPEPTGSDRGVVA; via the coding sequence ATGAACGATGCCGCCCGCGCGATACAGCGTGTCTACCTGACACTCACCTTGGGCAACACGATCGCGGCATCCTTCATCTGGGGCATCAACACCCTTTTCCTGCTGGATGCTGGACTGAGCAACCTTGAGGCTTTCGCCGCGAACGCGTTCTTCACTGCGGGCATGGTCCTGTTCGAGGTGCCCACCGGTGTAGTTGCCGATGGGTGGGGTCGGCGTACTTCGTTCCTGCTGGGCACCATGACGCTCGCCTCGTCCACTTACCTCTACTACGTCCTCTGGCAGATCTCCGCACCGTTCTGGATGTGGGCGGTGGTGTCGGTGCTGTTGGGGCTTGGCTTCACGTTTTTCTCCGGGGCAGTTGAAGCCTGGCTGGTGGACGCCCTGCGGTATTCGGGATACGAAGGCGGCCTGGAAACCGTCCTGGGCCGCGGGCAGATGGCGCAAGGAATCGCTATGCTGGTCGGCTCAGTGGCGGGGGGTGTCATTGCGCAGGCCACGGACCTTGGCGTGCCGTTCCTGCTGAGGGTCCTGGTACTCGTTGCCATGTTCGCGGTCGCTTTCCGGTTGATGCACGACGTCGGGTTCTCACCCGAGCGCTCCGCCCGCCCGTTGGAAGCCACGCGGACGGTGTTGTCGGCGTCGATCGAAAACGGTTTGAAAAACCGCCCCGTCCGGTACGTGATGCTCGCTGCTCCCTTCACTGCCGGCGTCGGGATTTACGTTTTCTATGCTTTGCAGCCCTTCCTGCTTGAGCTGTTCGGCGATCCAAAGGCTTACTCGATTGCAGGGCTCGCGGCCGCGATCGTTGCCGGTTCGCAGGTTCTTGGGGGCTGGTTGGCACCGCATTTGCGAGGCATGTTCCACAGGCGCACTTCGGTGCTGATCCTGACCGGCGTCATCGGTGGGGCGATCCTGCTGGCCTTGGGGTTTACCAGCTTGTTCTGGGTTGCCTTGCTGCTGCTGGCGCTTTGGGCGGTCATGGGTTCGGCGGCCCTTCCGGTGCGGCAGGCGTACGTCAATGACATGATCCCGTCCAAGCAGCGCGCTACGGTCTTGAGCTTTGATTCCCTGATGGGTTCCAGCGGAGGCGTCGTGGTCCAACCGCTCCTGGGCCGCAGCGCGGACCTTTACGGCTATCCCGCGTCGCTGGCGATTGCCGGTGTCATCGAGTTGCTGGCCGTCCCGTTCCTTCTCGCCAGCCGCAAGCAAGCTCCTGCAGCCGACCGCGCCACGACGTCGCCGCCGGGCCACAGCGGACCGGAGCCCACGGGTTCGGACCGGGGCGTGGTGGCCTAG
- a CDS encoding TraR/DksA family transcriptional regulator — protein MVDAERFRAILNREKEQKLTLLDSLRGDIRSVSAARVDSNVDDEHDPEGSTIAFELSQAGALMEQSRGGLEQIEAALARIDAGTYGRCAVCGEEIPEGRLEARPWTPFCVRHASGRR, from the coding sequence ATGGTGGATGCTGAGCGGTTCCGCGCGATATTGAACCGGGAGAAGGAGCAAAAGCTCACCCTCCTGGACTCCCTTCGCGGCGACATCCGCTCGGTAAGCGCCGCCCGGGTGGACTCCAATGTGGACGACGAGCATGACCCCGAAGGCAGCACCATAGCGTTCGAACTGTCACAGGCCGGGGCCCTCATGGAGCAAAGCCGTGGGGGATTGGAGCAAATCGAGGCGGCGTTGGCCCGCATTGACGCCGGTACCTACGGCCGATGTGCCGTTTGCGGGGAGGAAATACCCGAGGGTCGCTTGGAAGCCCGCCCTTGGACTCCCTTCTGCGTCCGGCACGCCTCGGGGCGCAGGTAA
- a CDS encoding glycosyl hydrolase family 28-related protein, whose translation MKSAAAKVAVGVAVVAVASLGVVALAAKPSTGPAEPGYCSAPGSQATKVTQYVVGGYKDPEDTSRSLQKAIDAAAKDGGAVLQLPEGTFMLDKPLVLKSNVALKGQGAATVLKAGPGFLSSKGPFGGHPLITTNGANNVTIAGLTADHSGDQLDGNAPGRLSEYLVDVRHSKNALVEGVLTRNPFTYSIAVVASSDFCVRNNQTVATSSGSYDQLDGIHITDSHGGVVEGNTVDQGQGADGDDGLVAQSIGAEVHDVVYRNNRVRGGPHGSGLQLAVGKHSIHNITVENNTFWGSPNGIQTGYYDGNAAVRDIQVSGNSFTDMPGPWLTFHGELQNISVTDNTICRTGGLKLGDGAGIKATNNKDGC comes from the coding sequence ATGAAATCCGCCGCCGCCAAGGTAGCCGTGGGGGTCGCCGTCGTGGCCGTGGCGAGCCTGGGAGTAGTGGCCCTGGCAGCCAAACCAAGCACGGGGCCCGCAGAGCCCGGCTATTGCAGTGCCCCCGGAAGCCAAGCCACAAAGGTTACCCAGTACGTTGTGGGTGGCTACAAGGATCCGGAAGACACCTCGCGCTCGCTGCAAAAGGCGATTGACGCCGCGGCGAAGGACGGAGGGGCTGTTCTCCAGCTTCCCGAGGGAACGTTCATGCTGGACAAGCCGTTGGTGCTCAAATCCAACGTTGCACTCAAGGGCCAAGGCGCGGCCACAGTATTGAAGGCCGGGCCCGGATTCCTGTCCTCAAAGGGTCCTTTCGGAGGGCATCCGCTCATAACCACCAATGGTGCCAACAACGTGACCATCGCCGGGCTGACCGCGGACCACAGCGGAGACCAGCTGGATGGAAATGCCCCCGGACGGCTCTCCGAATACCTCGTGGACGTCCGGCACTCCAAGAACGCACTGGTGGAGGGTGTCCTAACCAGAAACCCCTTCACCTATTCCATCGCGGTAGTGGCCAGCAGCGACTTCTGTGTCCGCAACAACCAGACCGTTGCAACCAGCAGCGGCTCCTATGACCAGTTGGACGGCATCCACATCACCGACTCCCACGGCGGCGTGGTGGAAGGCAACACTGTGGACCAGGGACAAGGAGCTGATGGCGACGACGGCCTGGTGGCCCAATCGATCGGCGCCGAAGTCCATGACGTGGTGTACAGGAACAACCGTGTCCGCGGGGGCCCGCATGGTTCCGGCCTGCAGCTGGCCGTCGGGAAGCACTCCATCCACAACATCACGGTGGAAAACAACACCTTTTGGGGTTCGCCCAACGGGATCCAAACCGGTTACTACGACGGCAACGCAGCAGTCCGGGACATCCAGGTGTCGGGCAACTCGTTCACCGACATGCCGGGTCCCTGGCTGACTTTCCACGGTGAATTGCAGAACATCAGCGTGACGGACAACACCATTTGCCGCACGGGAGGCCTCAAACTTGGCGATGGCGCTGGAATCAAAGCAACCAACAACAAGGACGGGTGCTAG
- a CDS encoding glycosyltransferase family 4 protein: protein MPGAGGGSIRTHEINRRLAAEGFDVTVLTTRYPGWEERIQDGVHYVPIGVGDGGNRLTRLAGYTAQLPVEAHKRRSRADLVVEDFFAPFSSMAAPLWTGRPTMGVVQWLHARQKAREYKLPLHWVERFGVRSHRNLIAVSQGIADQLAAINPDVHVDVIGNGVSPDAWKVQPRLGKDILCIGRLEFTGKGLDLLIAAWSKAAPHTGGQLLIAGTGPDEAKVRMAVQAAGLNDRVRFLGWLSGAAKFEALADARLVVVPSRAETFGLVAVESLAAGTPVITFDIPCLREIVPTGAGWLVPAFDVDALAQAMRRHYPDPALAAAGPRGRDFAAGYNWDALARKQAAAYRSAYAQTPIPLARRRPRPGVTTARQEM from the coding sequence ATGCCGGGTGCTGGCGGCGGATCCATCCGCACGCATGAAATCAACCGGCGGCTGGCCGCGGAGGGGTTCGACGTTACTGTCCTGACAACGCGGTATCCCGGCTGGGAAGAACGCATCCAGGACGGCGTCCATTACGTTCCCATCGGGGTGGGCGACGGCGGCAACCGCCTCACGCGCCTGGCGGGCTATACGGCACAACTCCCTGTGGAAGCACATAAGCGCCGCTCACGGGCCGATCTTGTGGTGGAAGACTTCTTCGCCCCCTTTTCCAGCATGGCAGCCCCGCTGTGGACGGGCAGGCCCACCATGGGCGTCGTCCAGTGGCTGCACGCGCGGCAGAAGGCCCGCGAGTACAAACTCCCCCTGCACTGGGTGGAAAGGTTCGGTGTCCGCAGCCATCGGAACCTCATCGCGGTTTCGCAGGGCATCGCGGATCAACTCGCGGCCATCAACCCTGACGTGCACGTCGACGTCATCGGTAACGGTGTCAGCCCCGATGCGTGGAAAGTCCAGCCGCGCCTCGGCAAGGACATCCTCTGCATCGGCCGCTTGGAATTCACCGGCAAGGGATTGGACCTGCTGATCGCGGCCTGGTCCAAAGCAGCACCGCATACCGGCGGACAACTCCTTATTGCCGGAACCGGCCCGGACGAAGCCAAAGTCAGGATGGCCGTGCAGGCGGCAGGACTCAACGACCGCGTACGATTCCTGGGTTGGCTTTCCGGCGCGGCAAAATTCGAGGCCCTTGCCGACGCACGGTTGGTGGTTGTGCCCTCACGGGCGGAGACCTTCGGCTTGGTCGCCGTCGAGTCGCTGGCTGCCGGGACGCCCGTCATCACCTTCGATATTCCCTGCCTGCGCGAAATAGTCCCCACCGGGGCCGGCTGGCTGGTGCCGGCGTTCGACGTCGACGCCCTCGCCCAAGCCATGCGGCGTCATTACCCGGATCCCGCACTGGCAGCCGCGGGACCCCGTGGCCGGGACTTCGCAGCCGGCTACAACTGGGACGCGCTCGCCAGGAAACAGGCAGCGGCGTACCGATCGGCATATGCACAAACACCCATCCCACTCGCCCGGCGCCGTCCGCGCCCGGGGGTCACTACGGCACGGCAGGAGATGTGA